The following proteins are co-located in the Vidua macroura isolate BioBank_ID:100142 chromosome 29, ASM2450914v1, whole genome shotgun sequence genome:
- the IL6R gene encoding interleukin-6 receptor subunit alpha isoform X3: MARPPGPLLLLLLLLLPLRFLLHLAAAGRPCGPAGLSRDTVLGHLGANITLTCQDEEPANATVLWQVQEQGAAGGWGRQLAKGNALLLRRLRYEDSGHYSCSVGSHLLRSLRLLVAEPPETPQVSCYRRSHDKDVLCEWPQQKKPSPGTRAMLWVKRRFVAENATEQRCRYFSKARKFVCRVKVPPGTDDTKHLVVSTCVSNSAGGSAGRDRIITLSGVPVKPDPPVNVTVEALEKAPQRLQVNWSYPPSWDPRFYWLRFQVRYRPEPAPTFVEVDQVTTTWLDIRDAWRGTRHVVQVRAKDEFGHGTWSEWSQEAVGTPWTDPWELTSEMEPLSSQVPMEDGTYGVTLPPELFGEDDTNGAGGSVMESSTHPVTSPYAFLVTGGSLLLGIALFVGIVVRYRQMWWTSGQETTKPEGEGQHMLVPLGLPPPTLSDTPLLSHPAPSAPGVLHMTHADYSSSGQ, translated from the exons ATGGCGCGGCCGCCGGGGCcgcttctcctcctcctcctcctcctcctccctctccgCTTCCTCCTCCACCTCGCCGCCGCCGGGCGGCCCTGCGGCCCCGCCG GACTGTCACGGGACACCGTGTTGGGCCACCTGGGAGCCAACATCACGCTGACCTGCCAGGACGAGGAGCCTGCAAATGCCACGGTGTTGTGGcaggtgcaggagcagggggcAGCAGGGGGCTGGGGACGACAGCTGGCCAAGGGTAACGCGCTGCTCCTGCGGCGGCTGCGCTACGAGGACTCCGGGCActacagctgctctgtggggaGCCACCTGCTGCGCTCCCTGCGGCTGCTGGTGGCAG AGCCCCCTGAAACTCCCCAGGTCTCCTGCTACCGGCGGAGCCACGACAAGGATGTCCTGTGTGAGTGGCCGCAGCAGAAGAAGCCGTCCCCAGGGACACGGGCGATGCTCTGGGTGAAGCGGAG GTTCGTGGCTGAGAATGCCACAGAGCAGCGGTGCCGCTACTTCTCCAAGGCACGGAAGTTCGTTTGCCGGGTGAAGGTGCCACCTGGCACTGATGATACCAAACACCTCGTGGTGTCCACCTGCGTCAGCAACAGTGCTGGTGGCTCGGCTGGCAGAGACAGGATCATCACCCTCAGCGGTGTCC CAGTGAAGCCAGACCCCCCGGTCAATGTGACGGTGGAGGCTCTGGAGAAGGCGCCGCAGAGGCTGCAGGTGAACTGGTCCTACCCCCCCTCCTGGGACCCCCGTTTCTACTGGCTCCGCTTCCAGGTCCGCTACCGCCCCGAGCCTGCCCCAACCTTCGTGGAG gTGGATCAGGTGACGACAACTTGGCTCGACATCCGCGACGCGTGGCGCGGGACGAGGCACGTGGTGCAGGTGAGGGCGAAGGATGAGTTCGGCCACGGCACGTGGAGCGAGTGGAGCCAGGAGGCCGTGGGTACCCCCTGGACAG ACCCTTGGGAGCTCACCTCTGAAATGGAGCCTCTCAGCTCACAG GTCCCCATGGAAGATGGCACCTATGGGGTGACGCTGCCCCCCGAGCTCTTCGGGGAAGATGATACTAATGGTGCTGGTG GGTCTGTCATGGAATCCAGCACCCATCCTGTGACATCCCCCTATGCCTTCCTGGTCACCGGCGGGAGTCTGCTCCTTGGCATCGCCCTGTTTGTTGGCATTGTGGTGAG GTACAGGCAGATGTGGTGGACAAGTGGGCAGGAGACGACCAAGCCCGAAGGCGAGGGGCAGCACATGCTGGTCCCTCTAGGCTTACCCCCACCCACGCTCAGTGATACCCCTCTGCTCTCACACCCTGCCCCCTCAGCCCCTGGAGTGCTCCACATGACTCACGCAGATTATTCCTCCTCAGGGCAGTAG
- the IL6R gene encoding interleukin-6 receptor subunit alpha isoform X4, which yields MARPPGPLLLLLLLLLPLRFLLHLAAAGRPCGPAGLSRDTVLGHLGANITLTCQDEEPANATVLWQVQEQGAAGGWGRQLAKGNALLLRRLRYEDSGHYSCSVGSHLLRSLRLLVAEPPETPQVSCYRRSHDKDVLCEWPQQKKPSPGTRAMLWVKRRFVAENATEQRCRYFSKARKFVCRVKVPPGTDDTKHLVVSTCVSNSAGGSAGRDRIITLSGVLKPDPPVNVTVEALEKAPQRLQVNWSYPPSWDPRFYWLRFQVRYRPEPAPTFVEVDQVTTTWLDIRDAWRGTRHVVQVRAKDEFGHGTWSEWSQEAVGTPWTDPWELTSEMEPLSSQVPMEDGTYGVTLPPELFGEDDTNGAGGSVMESSTHPVTSPYAFLVTGGSLLLGIALFVGIVVRYRQMWWTSGQETTKPEGEGQHMLVPLGLPPPTLSDTPLLSHPAPSAPGVLHMTHADYSSSGQ from the exons ATGGCGCGGCCGCCGGGGCcgcttctcctcctcctcctcctcctcctccctctccgCTTCCTCCTCCACCTCGCCGCCGCCGGGCGGCCCTGCGGCCCCGCCG GACTGTCACGGGACACCGTGTTGGGCCACCTGGGAGCCAACATCACGCTGACCTGCCAGGACGAGGAGCCTGCAAATGCCACGGTGTTGTGGcaggtgcaggagcagggggcAGCAGGGGGCTGGGGACGACAGCTGGCCAAGGGTAACGCGCTGCTCCTGCGGCGGCTGCGCTACGAGGACTCCGGGCActacagctgctctgtggggaGCCACCTGCTGCGCTCCCTGCGGCTGCTGGTGGCAG AGCCCCCTGAAACTCCCCAGGTCTCCTGCTACCGGCGGAGCCACGACAAGGATGTCCTGTGTGAGTGGCCGCAGCAGAAGAAGCCGTCCCCAGGGACACGGGCGATGCTCTGGGTGAAGCGGAG GTTCGTGGCTGAGAATGCCACAGAGCAGCGGTGCCGCTACTTCTCCAAGGCACGGAAGTTCGTTTGCCGGGTGAAGGTGCCACCTGGCACTGATGATACCAAACACCTCGTGGTGTCCACCTGCGTCAGCAACAGTGCTGGTGGCTCGGCTGGCAGAGACAGGATCATCACCCTCAGCGGTGTCC TGAAGCCAGACCCCCCGGTCAATGTGACGGTGGAGGCTCTGGAGAAGGCGCCGCAGAGGCTGCAGGTGAACTGGTCCTACCCCCCCTCCTGGGACCCCCGTTTCTACTGGCTCCGCTTCCAGGTCCGCTACCGCCCCGAGCCTGCCCCAACCTTCGTGGAG gTGGATCAGGTGACGACAACTTGGCTCGACATCCGCGACGCGTGGCGCGGGACGAGGCACGTGGTGCAGGTGAGGGCGAAGGATGAGTTCGGCCACGGCACGTGGAGCGAGTGGAGCCAGGAGGCCGTGGGTACCCCCTGGACAG ACCCTTGGGAGCTCACCTCTGAAATGGAGCCTCTCAGCTCACAG GTCCCCATGGAAGATGGCACCTATGGGGTGACGCTGCCCCCCGAGCTCTTCGGGGAAGATGATACTAATGGTGCTGGTG GGTCTGTCATGGAATCCAGCACCCATCCTGTGACATCCCCCTATGCCTTCCTGGTCACCGGCGGGAGTCTGCTCCTTGGCATCGCCCTGTTTGTTGGCATTGTGGTGAG GTACAGGCAGATGTGGTGGACAAGTGGGCAGGAGACGACCAAGCCCGAAGGCGAGGGGCAGCACATGCTGGTCCCTCTAGGCTTACCCCCACCCACGCTCAGTGATACCCCTCTGCTCTCACACCCTGCCCCCTCAGCCCCTGGAGTGCTCCACATGACTCACGCAGATTATTCCTCCTCAGGGCAGTAG
- the IL6R gene encoding interleukin-6 receptor subunit alpha isoform X1, translated as MGGKGTTEVPGAALARPAPGARAAPPLARFHNRGRRRCFPPRDWAHGAAAGAASPPPPPPPPSPLPPPPRRRRAALRPRRDTHWAWGLIFIAWSPRVPPGLSRDTVLGHLGANITLTCQDEEPANATVLWQVQEQGAAGGWGRQLAKGNALLLRRLRYEDSGHYSCSVGSHLLRSLRLLVAEPPETPQVSCYRRSHDKDVLCEWPQQKKPSPGTRAMLWVKRRFVAENATEQRCRYFSKARKFVCRVKVPPGTDDTKHLVVSTCVSNSAGGSAGRDRIITLSGVPVKPDPPVNVTVEALEKAPQRLQVNWSYPPSWDPRFYWLRFQVRYRPEPAPTFVEVDQVTTTWLDIRDAWRGTRHVVQVRAKDEFGHGTWSEWSQEAVGTPWTDPWELTSEMEPLSSQVPMEDGTYGVTLPPELFGEDDTNGAGGSVMESSTHPVTSPYAFLVTGGSLLLGIALFVGIVVRYRQMWWTSGQETTKPEGEGQHMLVPLGLPPPTLSDTPLLSHPAPSAPGVLHMTHADYSSSGQ; from the exons ATGGGGGGGAAGGGTACGACAGAGGTCCCGGGGGCGGCGTTGGCTCGCCCGGCCCCGGGCGCACGTGCCGCCCCGCCTCTCGCCCGGTTTCACAACCGCGGGCGCCGCCGATGTTTTCCTCCCCGGGACTGGGCGCATGGCGCGGCCGCCGGGGCcgcttctcctcctcctcctcctcctcctccctctccgCTTCCTCCTCCACCTCGCCGCCGCCGGGCGGCCCTGCGGCCCCGCCG GGACACCCACTGGGCCTGGGGTCTCATCTTCATCGCCTGGTCCCCTCGTGTTCCTCCAGGACTGTCACGGGACACCGTGTTGGGCCACCTGGGAGCCAACATCACGCTGACCTGCCAGGACGAGGAGCCTGCAAATGCCACGGTGTTGTGGcaggtgcaggagcagggggcAGCAGGGGGCTGGGGACGACAGCTGGCCAAGGGTAACGCGCTGCTCCTGCGGCGGCTGCGCTACGAGGACTCCGGGCActacagctgctctgtggggaGCCACCTGCTGCGCTCCCTGCGGCTGCTGGTGGCAG AGCCCCCTGAAACTCCCCAGGTCTCCTGCTACCGGCGGAGCCACGACAAGGATGTCCTGTGTGAGTGGCCGCAGCAGAAGAAGCCGTCCCCAGGGACACGGGCGATGCTCTGGGTGAAGCGGAG GTTCGTGGCTGAGAATGCCACAGAGCAGCGGTGCCGCTACTTCTCCAAGGCACGGAAGTTCGTTTGCCGGGTGAAGGTGCCACCTGGCACTGATGATACCAAACACCTCGTGGTGTCCACCTGCGTCAGCAACAGTGCTGGTGGCTCGGCTGGCAGAGACAGGATCATCACCCTCAGCGGTGTCC CAGTGAAGCCAGACCCCCCGGTCAATGTGACGGTGGAGGCTCTGGAGAAGGCGCCGCAGAGGCTGCAGGTGAACTGGTCCTACCCCCCCTCCTGGGACCCCCGTTTCTACTGGCTCCGCTTCCAGGTCCGCTACCGCCCCGAGCCTGCCCCAACCTTCGTGGAG gTGGATCAGGTGACGACAACTTGGCTCGACATCCGCGACGCGTGGCGCGGGACGAGGCACGTGGTGCAGGTGAGGGCGAAGGATGAGTTCGGCCACGGCACGTGGAGCGAGTGGAGCCAGGAGGCCGTGGGTACCCCCTGGACAG ACCCTTGGGAGCTCACCTCTGAAATGGAGCCTCTCAGCTCACAG GTCCCCATGGAAGATGGCACCTATGGGGTGACGCTGCCCCCCGAGCTCTTCGGGGAAGATGATACTAATGGTGCTGGTG GGTCTGTCATGGAATCCAGCACCCATCCTGTGACATCCCCCTATGCCTTCCTGGTCACCGGCGGGAGTCTGCTCCTTGGCATCGCCCTGTTTGTTGGCATTGTGGTGAG GTACAGGCAGATGTGGTGGACAAGTGGGCAGGAGACGACCAAGCCCGAAGGCGAGGGGCAGCACATGCTGGTCCCTCTAGGCTTACCCCCACCCACGCTCAGTGATACCCCTCTGCTCTCACACCCTGCCCCCTCAGCCCCTGGAGTGCTCCACATGACTCACGCAGATTATTCCTCCTCAGGGCAGTAG
- the IL6R gene encoding interleukin-6 receptor subunit alpha isoform X2 → MGGKGTTEVPGAALARPAPGARAAPPLARFHNRGRRRCFPPRDWAHGAAAGAASPPPPPPPPSPLPPPPRRRRAALRPRRDTHWAWGLIFIAWSPRVPPGLSRDTVLGHLGANITLTCQDEEPANATVLWQVQEQGAAGGWGRQLAKGNALLLRRLRYEDSGHYSCSVGSHLLRSLRLLVAEPPETPQVSCYRRSHDKDVLCEWPQQKKPSPGTRAMLWVKRRFVAENATEQRCRYFSKARKFVCRVKVPPGTDDTKHLVVSTCVSNSAGGSAGRDRIITLSGVLKPDPPVNVTVEALEKAPQRLQVNWSYPPSWDPRFYWLRFQVRYRPEPAPTFVEVDQVTTTWLDIRDAWRGTRHVVQVRAKDEFGHGTWSEWSQEAVGTPWTDPWELTSEMEPLSSQVPMEDGTYGVTLPPELFGEDDTNGAGGSVMESSTHPVTSPYAFLVTGGSLLLGIALFVGIVVRYRQMWWTSGQETTKPEGEGQHMLVPLGLPPPTLSDTPLLSHPAPSAPGVLHMTHADYSSSGQ, encoded by the exons ATGGGGGGGAAGGGTACGACAGAGGTCCCGGGGGCGGCGTTGGCTCGCCCGGCCCCGGGCGCACGTGCCGCCCCGCCTCTCGCCCGGTTTCACAACCGCGGGCGCCGCCGATGTTTTCCTCCCCGGGACTGGGCGCATGGCGCGGCCGCCGGGGCcgcttctcctcctcctcctcctcctcctccctctccgCTTCCTCCTCCACCTCGCCGCCGCCGGGCGGCCCTGCGGCCCCGCCG GGACACCCACTGGGCCTGGGGTCTCATCTTCATCGCCTGGTCCCCTCGTGTTCCTCCAGGACTGTCACGGGACACCGTGTTGGGCCACCTGGGAGCCAACATCACGCTGACCTGCCAGGACGAGGAGCCTGCAAATGCCACGGTGTTGTGGcaggtgcaggagcagggggcAGCAGGGGGCTGGGGACGACAGCTGGCCAAGGGTAACGCGCTGCTCCTGCGGCGGCTGCGCTACGAGGACTCCGGGCActacagctgctctgtggggaGCCACCTGCTGCGCTCCCTGCGGCTGCTGGTGGCAG AGCCCCCTGAAACTCCCCAGGTCTCCTGCTACCGGCGGAGCCACGACAAGGATGTCCTGTGTGAGTGGCCGCAGCAGAAGAAGCCGTCCCCAGGGACACGGGCGATGCTCTGGGTGAAGCGGAG GTTCGTGGCTGAGAATGCCACAGAGCAGCGGTGCCGCTACTTCTCCAAGGCACGGAAGTTCGTTTGCCGGGTGAAGGTGCCACCTGGCACTGATGATACCAAACACCTCGTGGTGTCCACCTGCGTCAGCAACAGTGCTGGTGGCTCGGCTGGCAGAGACAGGATCATCACCCTCAGCGGTGTCC TGAAGCCAGACCCCCCGGTCAATGTGACGGTGGAGGCTCTGGAGAAGGCGCCGCAGAGGCTGCAGGTGAACTGGTCCTACCCCCCCTCCTGGGACCCCCGTTTCTACTGGCTCCGCTTCCAGGTCCGCTACCGCCCCGAGCCTGCCCCAACCTTCGTGGAG gTGGATCAGGTGACGACAACTTGGCTCGACATCCGCGACGCGTGGCGCGGGACGAGGCACGTGGTGCAGGTGAGGGCGAAGGATGAGTTCGGCCACGGCACGTGGAGCGAGTGGAGCCAGGAGGCCGTGGGTACCCCCTGGACAG ACCCTTGGGAGCTCACCTCTGAAATGGAGCCTCTCAGCTCACAG GTCCCCATGGAAGATGGCACCTATGGGGTGACGCTGCCCCCCGAGCTCTTCGGGGAAGATGATACTAATGGTGCTGGTG GGTCTGTCATGGAATCCAGCACCCATCCTGTGACATCCCCCTATGCCTTCCTGGTCACCGGCGGGAGTCTGCTCCTTGGCATCGCCCTGTTTGTTGGCATTGTGGTGAG GTACAGGCAGATGTGGTGGACAAGTGGGCAGGAGACGACCAAGCCCGAAGGCGAGGGGCAGCACATGCTGGTCCCTCTAGGCTTACCCCCACCCACGCTCAGTGATACCCCTCTGCTCTCACACCCTGCCCCCTCAGCCCCTGGAGTGCTCCACATGACTCACGCAGATTATTCCTCCTCAGGGCAGTAG